One Nocardia iowensis DNA window includes the following coding sequences:
- a CDS encoding oxygenase MpaB family protein: MVAHNDVLHESHRAPVPLGPDSLTWQIFGSLYFAPSGLFLGMVQNMHPGLGAGVEYHSEIQDEFYQRVLRSAYPIVGVVFDGPRAEQTAREIVNYHRTIKGTDAEGRRYHALDPGTFYWAHAVFFVQTLRVGELFMGGLSPAEREQLWREQYQWYEMYGMSMRVVPKSWAEFQDYWNDMCENVLEPTRAAWDVYRLAENAPVPPFPVLDLLPKPLWEKMVRPFGARFYQFVTIGLCDPSIRRTMGFTWTARDQFWFDRWCALFTALNRVTPDEIRYFFPRIRAGRRRARGLRPATMSPPEAPELLWPTVERRDDPKHYCPVHADHGSTAATKFRQLTGF, translated from the coding sequence ATGGTTGCACACAATGACGTGCTGCACGAGAGCCACCGTGCACCCGTGCCGCTCGGGCCGGACTCGTTGACCTGGCAGATCTTCGGCTCGCTGTACTTCGCCCCGAGCGGGCTGTTCCTCGGAATGGTCCAGAACATGCATCCCGGTCTCGGCGCGGGCGTCGAGTACCACTCGGAGATCCAGGACGAGTTCTACCAACGGGTGCTGCGGTCGGCGTATCCGATCGTCGGCGTGGTCTTCGACGGACCGCGAGCCGAGCAGACCGCACGCGAGATCGTGAACTACCACCGCACGATCAAAGGTACCGACGCCGAGGGACGCCGGTATCACGCACTCGACCCCGGCACCTTCTATTGGGCGCACGCGGTGTTCTTCGTGCAGACCCTGCGCGTGGGCGAGCTGTTCATGGGCGGGCTTTCGCCCGCCGAACGCGAGCAGCTGTGGCGCGAGCAGTACCAGTGGTACGAGATGTACGGGATGAGCATGCGGGTGGTCCCGAAGAGCTGGGCGGAGTTCCAGGACTACTGGAACGACATGTGCGAGAACGTCTTGGAGCCGACCCGGGCCGCATGGGACGTGTATCGGCTGGCCGAGAACGCGCCGGTACCGCCGTTCCCGGTGCTGGATCTGCTGCCGAAACCACTGTGGGAGAAGATGGTTCGGCCGTTCGGGGCCAGGTTCTATCAGTTCGTCACCATCGGCCTGTGCGACCCGTCGATTCGGCGCACGATGGGCTTCACCTGGACCGCACGCGACCAGTTCTGGTTCGACCGATGGTGTGCGCTGTTCACGGCGCTGAACCGGGTAACGCCGGACGAGATCCGCTACTTCTTCCCCCGTATCCGGGCAGGCCGCCGCCGCGCCCGCGGCCTGCGGCCCGCGACCATGTCACCACCGGAAGCACCCGAATTGCTGTGGCCGACAGTCGAGCGCCGCGACGACCCCAAACACTATTGCCCGGTGCACGCCGACCACGGCTCCACCGCCGCCACGAAATTCCGGCAACTGACAGGATTTTGA
- a CDS encoding 2Fe-2S iron-sulfur cluster-binding protein codes for MTRRAGGAPPPLVVELRRSGRTVLVPSALTVLEALEGEGVAIDSMCRAGICGTCETVALGAEPGVVTYPRAIRLCTVGPGVLTRLVLDL; via the coding sequence ATGACCCGCCGGGCGGGCGGAGCACCGCCGCCTTTGGTGGTCGAATTGCGCAGGTCGGGCCGCACGGTGCTCGTGCCGTCGGCGCTCACCGTGTTGGAAGCGTTGGAAGGCGAGGGCGTTGCCATCGACTCGATGTGCCGAGCGGGTATCTGTGGAACCTGTGAAACGGTCGCTTTGGGCGCTGAGCCAGGGGTGGTTACCTATCCGCGAGCCATTCGGCTGTGCACCGTTGGCCCAGGTGTCCTCACCCGTCTGGTCCTCGACCTCTGA
- a CDS encoding alpha/beta fold hydrolase, translated as MTGRARNGERRSGAAVAAPFALPPRRAVALPDGSIADVRFAPGANPVLLLHGWALTADVNFGHLMPSVADGYGLVAMDMRGHGRGLPLGSRERFDIAQCADDAAAVLAALGIERVVVCGYSLGGPVGLEFARRHRDRVRGLVFEATAMAFDSRVDVFGRVLFRGLRPFAQHGRGIGRSWPLSYFRKARAKSPEVARLWPWLRAELGRCHPRVIVDVILAEYAFDFRPHAATLAGLPTAVVVTARDGAVPPRDQRELARLLDATVLEIDAAHDVFLTDPTAYVVATRAAIDHVLGEPSGRA; from the coding sequence GTGACGGGCCGTGCGCGAAATGGTGAGCGTCGAAGCGGTGCCGCGGTCGCCGCGCCGTTCGCGCTGCCCCCGCGGCGGGCGGTCGCGCTGCCCGACGGCTCGATCGCCGACGTTCGGTTCGCTCCCGGTGCGAATCCTGTTCTGCTGCTGCATGGTTGGGCGCTGACGGCCGACGTGAACTTCGGCCACCTGATGCCATCGGTGGCCGACGGCTATGGCCTCGTCGCGATGGACATGCGGGGCCACGGCCGTGGACTGCCGCTGGGCTCGCGGGAGCGATTCGATATCGCACAGTGCGCCGACGACGCGGCCGCGGTGCTGGCTGCCCTCGGCATCGAGCGGGTGGTGGTGTGCGGGTATTCGCTCGGCGGTCCGGTCGGGCTGGAATTCGCTCGGCGGCACCGGGATCGGGTGCGCGGACTGGTTTTCGAGGCGACCGCGATGGCGTTCGACAGTCGGGTGGACGTCTTCGGCCGGGTGTTGTTCCGCGGTCTGCGGCCGTTCGCACAGCACGGCCGGGGGATCGGCCGGTCGTGGCCGCTGTCCTACTTTCGTAAGGCGCGGGCCAAGAGTCCGGAGGTCGCGCGGCTGTGGCCGTGGCTGCGGGCCGAACTCGGCCGGTGCCATCCTCGGGTGATCGTCGACGTCATCCTCGCCGAGTACGCCTTCGACTTCCGGCCGCACGCGGCCACGCTCGCCGGACTGCCAACGGCGGTCGTGGTCACGGCACGCGACGGTGCGGTGCCGCCCCGCGATCAGCGCGAATTGGCCAGGTTGCTCGATGCGACGGTGCTCGAAATCGATGCCGCACACGACGTATTCCTCACGGACCCAACGGCATACGTCGTCGCGACCCGCGCCGCGATCGACCACGTGCTCGGTGAGCCATCGGGACGGGCCTAG
- a CDS encoding siderophore-interacting protein produces MARPRTTLTVQHTEWLSPHLIRVHLGGPGFATFKTDGFTDSYVKFIFERDGIEVLRTYTVRSVDAEAGRIAADFVYHGSEGIAGPWAAAVQPGETIDLYGPGGAYAPRADADWHLLAGDEAALPAIAAALEAMDSTAVGYAFIEVAGPDDELPLHKPEGIELTWLHRGTQPPGEVLAASVRNAPWRDGQVQVFIHGEAKAVMHDLRRYVRRERGVSAEWASSISGYWRRGRTEEGFREWKAELNKQESAAAAS; encoded by the coding sequence ATGGCCCGACCCCGCACCACCCTCACGGTGCAGCACACCGAGTGGCTAAGCCCGCATCTGATTCGGGTCCACCTCGGTGGCCCCGGCTTCGCCACGTTCAAGACCGATGGATTCACCGATTCCTACGTCAAGTTCATCTTCGAGCGCGACGGGATCGAGGTGCTGCGCACCTACACCGTTCGCTCGGTCGATGCGGAAGCCGGCCGAATCGCGGCGGATTTCGTCTACCACGGCTCGGAGGGCATCGCGGGACCGTGGGCGGCGGCGGTCCAGCCCGGCGAGACCATCGACCTGTACGGCCCCGGCGGTGCCTACGCACCCCGCGCGGACGCCGACTGGCACCTGCTGGCCGGTGACGAGGCCGCGCTGCCCGCCATCGCGGCCGCGCTGGAGGCGATGGATTCGACAGCCGTCGGCTACGCGTTCATCGAGGTCGCCGGGCCGGACGACGAGCTGCCGCTGCACAAGCCCGAAGGCATCGAGCTGACCTGGCTGCACCGCGGCACCCAGCCGCCGGGAGAAGTTCTCGCGGCGAGCGTCCGCAACGCCCCCTGGCGGGACGGGCAGGTCCAGGTCTTCATCCACGGCGAGGCCAAGGCCGTCATGCACGACCTGCGCCGCTATGTGCGCCGGGAACGCGGCGTGAGTGCGGAATGGGCGTCGTCCATTTCCGGCTACTGGCGTCGCGGCCGGACGGAGGAAGGCTTCCGGGAGTGGAAGGCCGAGCTCAATAAGCAGGAGTCGGCCGCGGCCGCCAGCTGA
- a CDS encoding oxygenase MpaB family protein, translating into MLDVNTTTAAHPFDYYYRPGMPLRPAPPRAVATELWFEPRQSILSPWIDVRPVPAETPRTRLMADHMWQGDEPMDQLVAAFRRIGTAEGRRLLDQALDHGIDSLDDPSPELVSLFVTLDNPPDWYDPDLWEYGRKLWINVSTSGKLAMGVQDFMGTFVGAEVASATGATGRFVNDPYRRNLETATWFRNVTVRGGMDRWSPVFKDTVRVRLMHAQVRAGLRRAWGAEHFATHGNPISNSTMMGAAVTFGLSPMCFDHAHGRKCTERQLNAVMHYWGYIAYVFGVADELIPRTAVEGMEMSDYMVATAGVAPEWTANMAGAATHRLAGGTSLVDRLKVQATAPLLGLLAYFSSEQLVRELLASTPLRNVPVQPWATLTGVAASLDVRLRALDDALPGARGRMARRAATDDPVWRRNTKVAKLLAARVGIYGTPYDQHDDSAIGLARCPVR; encoded by the coding sequence ATGCTGGACGTGAACACCACCACTGCCGCGCACCCCTTCGACTACTACTACCGGCCCGGCATGCCACTGCGACCGGCACCGCCGCGCGCGGTCGCCACCGAGTTATGGTTCGAGCCAAGGCAATCGATCCTTTCGCCATGGATCGATGTCCGGCCGGTCCCGGCCGAAACGCCGCGTACCCGACTGATGGCCGACCACATGTGGCAGGGCGACGAGCCGATGGACCAACTCGTCGCCGCGTTCCGGCGCATCGGCACCGCCGAGGGCAGGCGCCTGCTCGACCAGGCGCTAGACCACGGCATCGACTCGCTGGACGACCCGTCACCGGAACTGGTGTCGCTGTTCGTCACCCTCGACAACCCACCCGACTGGTACGACCCCGACCTGTGGGAGTACGGCCGCAAGCTGTGGATCAATGTGTCGACCTCCGGGAAACTCGCGATGGGCGTGCAGGACTTCATGGGCACCTTCGTCGGCGCGGAGGTCGCGTCCGCGACCGGCGCCACCGGCCGATTCGTCAACGATCCCTATCGGCGAAACCTGGAGACCGCCACCTGGTTCCGCAATGTGACGGTGCGCGGCGGCATGGACCGCTGGTCGCCGGTCTTCAAAGACACTGTGCGGGTGCGTCTCATGCACGCTCAAGTCCGTGCCGGACTGCGCCGTGCCTGGGGCGCCGAGCATTTCGCCACTCACGGCAACCCCATCTCGAACAGCACGATGATGGGCGCCGCCGTCACCTTCGGCCTGTCACCCATGTGTTTCGATCACGCGCATGGCCGCAAATGCACTGAGCGGCAACTGAATGCAGTGATGCACTACTGGGGCTATATCGCCTACGTCTTCGGTGTCGCGGACGAACTGATCCCGCGTACGGCCGTCGAAGGCATGGAGATGTCGGACTACATGGTCGCGACCGCCGGTGTCGCGCCGGAGTGGACGGCGAACATGGCAGGCGCGGCAACCCACCGGCTCGCGGGCGGCACGAGCCTGGTCGATCGGCTGAAAGTCCAAGCGACAGCGCCACTGCTGGGCCTGCTCGCCTATTTCAGCAGCGAACAACTCGTGCGGGAGCTGCTCGCCAGCACGCCACTACGCAATGTTCCGGTGCAGCCGTGGGCGACACTCACCGGCGTGGCGGCATCCCTCGACGTCCGGCTGCGGGCACTCGATGATGCGCTGCCCGGCGCCCGCGGGCGGATGGCGCGGCGGGCCGCCACCGACGACCCGGTCTGGCGGCGGAACACCAAGGTCGCCAAGCTGCTCGCGGCTCGCGTCGGCATCTACGGGACTCCCTACGACCAGCACGACGACTCCGCCATCGGCCTCGCCCGCTGTCCGGTTCGATGA
- a CDS encoding NAD-dependent epimerase/dehydratase family protein, whose translation MRVVVTGATGNVGTSVLAALAAEPAVTSIVGLARRLPARQVDKTEWVDADVRYDDLVTHFRGADVVVHLAWLFQPTHRPLVTWRANVIGSARVLRAVADAKVPALVYASSLGAYSPKQDDHPVDETWPTDGWPPAGYMREKAYVERLLDLFVTEHPHCRAVRLRPAFIFQRAAASEQRRLFAGPLLPNWLLRPGLIPVVPAMPGLCFQALHAADAADAFRRAVIGDAEGAFNLAADPVIDAHRLAELLHARTIRVPTRLARAALATAWHLRLAPADPNLFDGLLRMPIMGTTRARTELGWTPRISATDAIREALDGMREGAGADTPPLAPDAGGPFRVREFASGVGGFDPVDRWGR comes from the coding sequence ATGCGCGTTGTCGTAACTGGTGCCACCGGAAATGTCGGAACCAGTGTGCTCGCCGCGCTGGCCGCAGAGCCCGCGGTGACCTCCATCGTCGGGCTGGCGCGCAGGCTGCCCGCTCGCCAGGTGGACAAGACCGAGTGGGTCGACGCCGACGTTCGCTACGACGACTTGGTGACGCACTTTCGCGGCGCGGACGTGGTGGTCCATCTCGCGTGGCTGTTCCAGCCGACGCATCGGCCACTGGTGACGTGGCGGGCCAACGTGATCGGTTCGGCGCGAGTGCTGCGCGCGGTCGCCGACGCGAAAGTGCCCGCGCTGGTGTACGCGTCGTCCCTCGGCGCCTACTCGCCGAAGCAGGACGACCATCCGGTCGACGAGACCTGGCCGACCGATGGGTGGCCGCCCGCCGGATACATGCGGGAGAAGGCGTACGTCGAACGGCTACTGGACCTCTTCGTCACGGAGCATCCACACTGCCGAGCGGTTCGGTTGCGTCCGGCGTTCATCTTCCAGCGCGCGGCGGCCAGCGAACAGCGACGCCTGTTCGCCGGCCCGCTGCTGCCGAACTGGTTGCTCCGGCCCGGCCTGATTCCAGTGGTTCCGGCCATGCCGGGACTCTGTTTCCAGGCATTGCACGCAGCCGACGCCGCGGACGCGTTCCGGCGAGCCGTGATCGGCGACGCCGAGGGGGCGTTCAATCTCGCCGCCGACCCGGTCATCGACGCCCACCGGTTGGCCGAGTTGCTGCACGCGCGCACGATCCGCGTGCCGACCCGGCTGGCCAGGGCGGCACTGGCGACCGCGTGGCATCTGCGCTTGGCGCCCGCCGACCCGAACCTCTTCGACGGGTTGCTCCGGATGCCGATCATGGGCACCACGCGAGCCCGCACCGAGCTCGGCTGGACCCCTCGCATCAGCGCCACGGATGCCATCCGCGAAGCGCTCGACGGCATGCGTGAGGGCGCGGGCGCGGACACGCCACCGCTGGCCCCGGATGCGGGCGGACCCTTCCGCGTCCGTGAATTCGCCTCCGGGGTAGGAGGTTTCGATCCGGTGGACCGCTGGGGTCGATGA
- a CDS encoding TetR/AcrR family transcriptional regulator: protein MPPKTRKTPQQQRSRAMVQRIVDAGQAVLIEHGYDGASTNRIAVAAGISPGSLYQYFPGKDAIVTAVIERYNSEVASRVHSSVLAQLHQPPETAVPATISALLDALGSHPALLRAVIEQTPRLSGDNAVFAFEQQIGEMARVALTMHQDSLPDDVDFDAASWMLVRAVEHLAIRYILDQPAVSRERFLADITRLILNFFRPAPGPLPARTPTRRRSRAERE from the coding sequence ATGCCGCCGAAGACGCGGAAAACGCCGCAGCAGCAGCGCTCTCGCGCCATGGTCCAGCGCATCGTGGACGCCGGGCAGGCGGTGCTCATCGAACACGGCTACGACGGCGCGTCCACCAACCGGATCGCCGTGGCAGCCGGTATCAGTCCCGGCTCCCTGTACCAATACTTTCCGGGCAAGGACGCCATCGTCACCGCGGTGATCGAACGCTACAACAGCGAGGTCGCGTCCCGGGTGCACAGCAGCGTGCTCGCCCAGCTGCACCAGCCGCCCGAAACCGCCGTTCCGGCAACAATTTCCGCGCTGCTCGACGCGTTGGGCAGCCATCCGGCACTGCTGCGCGCCGTCATCGAGCAGACGCCGCGGCTCAGCGGCGACAACGCGGTCTTCGCCTTCGAGCAGCAGATCGGCGAGATGGCTCGCGTCGCGCTGACCATGCACCAGGACTCGTTGCCCGACGATGTCGACTTCGACGCGGCCTCCTGGATGCTGGTGCGCGCGGTCGAGCACCTGGCCATCCGCTATATCCTCGACCAGCCCGCCGTGTCCCGCGAGCGCTTTCTCGCTGACATCACCCGGCTGATCCTGAACTTCTTCCGTCCCGCGCCGGGGCCTCTACCTGCGAGGACCCCGACACGGCGACGATCACGAGCCGAACGCGAGTAG
- a CDS encoding amino acid permease translates to MTAADRDLSDAGTLEPTGTGDSEGYARGLSPRTIQMIAIGGAIGTGLFYGAGGAIEQAGPALILAYLAAGLAIFVIMRALGELLTYRPVSGSFAEYAHEFLGRYAGFVTGWSYWAVWVATCMAEITVAGKYVQYWFDIAPWITALVVLALMFAANLISVRLFGEGEFWFSAIKVTAIIGMILLGLGVLIIGFGHAANPTVTNLWADGGVFPNGFGQSLLVLQIVLFAYVGVELVGITAGEAREPRKTLRKAINTLPFRIGLFYIGALLVIMSVSSWRNFHAGKSPFVEVFQQIGIPGAAGIINFVLLTAALSSCNSGIYSTGRMLRTLSLHGEAPAALNKLSSRQVPYVGISASAAAMVIGVIVNIISPDKAFAYITSVSTIGIIFVWGMILVCHLLYRAKVARGELPAADYRLPAAPYTTVLALAFLALVVVLLFFTESGRTAIVVGVVWAVLVSLGYLGLTRLGKSGDATGPVRESSAR, encoded by the coding sequence ATGACAGCCGCCGACCGTGATCTATCGGACGCCGGAACGCTCGAACCGACCGGCACCGGCGACTCAGAGGGCTACGCGCGGGGTCTGAGCCCGCGGACCATTCAGATGATCGCCATCGGCGGCGCGATCGGCACCGGCCTGTTCTACGGTGCGGGCGGCGCGATCGAGCAGGCCGGGCCCGCCCTGATCCTGGCCTACCTAGCAGCAGGTCTGGCCATCTTCGTGATCATGCGGGCGCTGGGGGAGTTGCTCACCTACCGCCCGGTCTCGGGCAGCTTCGCCGAATACGCGCACGAATTCCTCGGCCGCTACGCGGGTTTCGTGACCGGATGGTCGTACTGGGCGGTGTGGGTGGCGACCTGCATGGCCGAGATCACCGTGGCGGGCAAGTACGTGCAGTACTGGTTCGACATCGCACCGTGGATCACGGCGCTGGTGGTGCTCGCGCTGATGTTCGCGGCGAACCTGATCTCGGTGCGACTGTTCGGTGAGGGCGAGTTCTGGTTCTCCGCCATCAAGGTCACCGCGATCATCGGCATGATCCTGCTGGGCCTCGGCGTGCTGATCATCGGATTCGGGCACGCCGCCAACCCGACCGTGACCAATCTGTGGGCCGACGGCGGTGTGTTCCCGAACGGGTTCGGCCAGTCGCTGCTGGTGCTGCAGATCGTGCTGTTCGCGTACGTGGGTGTGGAGCTGGTGGGTATCACCGCCGGGGAGGCGCGCGAACCGCGTAAGACGCTGCGCAAGGCGATCAATACGCTGCCGTTCCGGATCGGCCTGTTCTACATCGGCGCGCTGCTGGTGATCATGTCGGTGTCCAGCTGGCGCAACTTCCACGCGGGCAAGAGCCCGTTCGTCGAGGTGTTCCAGCAGATCGGCATCCCCGGCGCGGCGGGCATCATCAACTTCGTGCTGCTGACCGCGGCACTGTCGTCGTGCAACTCGGGCATCTACTCGACCGGCCGCATGCTGCGCACCCTGTCGCTGCACGGCGAGGCACCGGCCGCGCTGAACAAGCTGAGCTCGCGCCAGGTGCCCTACGTCGGCATCAGCGCGTCAGCGGCCGCGATGGTGATCGGCGTGATCGTCAACATCATCTCGCCGGACAAGGCCTTCGCGTACATCACCTCGGTGAGCACCATCGGCATCATCTTCGTCTGGGGCATGATCCTGGTCTGCCATTTGCTCTACCGCGCCAAGGTCGCCCGCGGCGAGCTCCCCGCGGCCGACTACCGCCTGCCCGCCGCGCCGTACACGACGGTCCTCGCCTTGGCGTTCCTCGCGCTGGTGGTCGTCCTGCTCTTCTTCACCGAAAGCGGCCGCACCGCTATCGTCGTCGGCGTTGTGTGGGCAGTGTTGGTGTCGCTCGGCTACCTCGGGCTCACCCGCCTCGGGAAGAGCGGCGATGCCACCGGGCCGGTGCGTGAATCGTCTGCGAGGTAG